In bacterium, the following proteins share a genomic window:
- a CDS encoding V-type ATPase subunit subunit G family protein, which translates to MAQHETSKSASADSIIREIAQKEEQLQAELIRAQEEAARQVDEAQREADAIRARARAQVQQEAGASSAAATAEAQAVGEELLARARTDAAAIRERAAARMREAVALVVREVLGEPQ; encoded by the coding sequence ATGGCTCAGCACGAAACCTCGAAATCCGCGTCGGCCGACTCGATCATCCGAGAGATCGCACAAAAAGAAGAACAGTTGCAGGCGGAACTGATTCGCGCGCAGGAAGAAGCGGCGCGGCAAGTGGACGAGGCGCAGCGGGAAGCTGACGCCATCCGCGCACGTGCCCGGGCCCAGGTGCAGCAGGAGGCCGGCGCGTCGTCCGCCGCGGCTACCGCCGAGGCGCAGGCCGTCGGCGAAGAGCTTCTGGCGCGGGCTCGCACGGATGCCGCGGCGATCCGGGAACGGGCCGCCGCGCGAATGCGCGAGGCGGTCGCCCTCGTCGTCCGCGAGGTCCTCGGGGAGCCTCAGTGA
- the nuoL gene encoding NADH-quinone oxidoreductase subunit L yields the protein MTQNVWLIPLMPLLAFVLIIWRGDRLPGRGAFVSIAGIVLAGLGGLQLLGEVGMGARADLTYRWVTLGNHPLTVGFVVDPLSAVMAAMVGVVASLITIYSVGYMHGDPRFSRFFAYLSLFQFSMLFLVLADNFLFIYAGWELVGLCSYLLIGFWFERPSAARAALKAFITTRVGDFSMMIGILILFLHTHTLNFTEVFKGIEAGQIGGPLLTAAAILVFGGAVGKSAQVPLHVWLPDAMEGPTPVSALIHAATMVAAGVYLVARTFPLFILSPAHNALWVVAWIGGITALFAATMGVVEDDIKRVLAYSTVSQLGYMMMGLGVLGYSAGMFHLITHAFFKALLFLGAGSVIHAVATNNMKEMGGLAKAMPVTFWTFLVATLALTGIPPFSGFFSKDAILLAAYTQNKALWLIGTIGAFVTALYMGRLMWYTFAGSYRGAAATAGGHDAPGGTAHGGGHPHESPRVMTVPLVILAVCSIFLGLAEHPFGRFVRFPGVEEPASNTGLLLFSVLVAAAGWLAAGAIYRWRIVPSTALRRWFGPLYTLLVRKYFVDDFYGWVFLRAGWAVIWLAGAFDRYVVDGLVNAVGWLAGRFGWFLRSLQTGREENYLLLIFLGVVVIVLVRLVR from the coding sequence ATGACTCAGAACGTCTGGCTCATTCCCCTGATGCCGCTTCTGGCGTTCGTCCTGATCATCTGGCGGGGCGACCGGTTGCCCGGCCGCGGGGCGTTCGTGAGCATCGCCGGCATCGTCTTGGCGGGCCTGGGCGGCCTGCAGCTCCTGGGAGAGGTGGGGATGGGAGCGCGGGCCGACCTCACCTACCGCTGGGTCACCCTGGGCAACCACCCGCTGACCGTCGGGTTCGTCGTCGATCCCCTCAGCGCCGTCATGGCGGCGATGGTGGGGGTCGTCGCCTCGCTGATCACCATCTACTCGGTCGGCTACATGCACGGGGATCCACGGTTTTCGCGGTTCTTCGCCTATCTGTCGCTCTTCCAGTTCTCGATGCTCTTCCTGGTCCTCGCCGACAACTTTCTCTTCATCTACGCCGGGTGGGAGCTCGTGGGGTTGTGCTCTTACTTGCTGATCGGTTTCTGGTTCGAGCGCCCCTCCGCCGCGCGGGCGGCGCTCAAAGCGTTTATCACGACCCGGGTCGGCGATTTTTCGATGATGATCGGGATCCTGATCCTATTCCTGCACACGCACACCCTGAACTTTACCGAGGTGTTCAAGGGCATCGAGGCCGGCCAGATCGGCGGCCCCTTGCTGACCGCCGCCGCGATCTTGGTATTCGGCGGCGCGGTGGGCAAGTCCGCGCAGGTGCCTCTCCACGTGTGGCTGCCGGACGCGATGGAGGGGCCGACCCCGGTGAGCGCGTTGATCCACGCGGCGACGATGGTGGCGGCCGGCGTGTACCTGGTGGCCCGCACCTTCCCGCTGTTCATCCTTTCCCCCGCGCACAACGCGCTCTGGGTGGTGGCGTGGATCGGCGGGATCACCGCCTTGTTTGCGGCCACGATGGGCGTCGTCGAGGACGATATCAAGCGCGTGCTCGCCTACTCCACGGTCAGCCAGCTGGGCTACATGATGATGGGCCTCGGGGTGCTGGGGTATTCGGCGGGGATGTTTCACTTGATCACCCACGCCTTCTTTAAGGCCCTCCTATTCCTGGGCGCCGGGAGCGTCATTCACGCCGTCGCCACCAATAACATGAAGGAGATGGGCGGGCTGGCCAAGGCGATGCCGGTCACCTTTTGGACCTTTCTCGTCGCCACGCTGGCACTCACCGGGATTCCTCCGTTTTCGGGGTTCTTCAGCAAGGACGCGATCCTGCTCGCCGCCTACACGCAGAACAAGGCGCTTTGGCTGATCGGGACGATCGGCGCGTTCGTCACGGCGCTCTACATGGGGCGGTTGATGTGGTACACGTTTGCCGGCAGTTATCGCGGCGCGGCGGCCACCGCGGGAGGCCACGATGCCCCGGGGGGGACGGCGCACGGGGGTGGGCATCCGCACGAGAGCCCGCGGGTGATGACCGTGCCCCTCGTGATCCTCGCCGTCTGCTCAATTTTCTTGGGCCTGGCCGAGCATCCGTTCGGACGGTTCGTGCGGTTCCCGGGGGTGGAGGAACCCGCGTCGAACACGGGGCTGCTCCTGTTCTCGGTGCTGGTGGCGGCGGCCGGCTGGCTGGCGGCGGGCGCGATCTACCGCTGGCGGATCGTCCCGTCCACCGCCCTACGGCGGTGGTTCGGTCCGCTGTACACGCTGCTCGTGCGCAAGTACTTCGTCGATGATTTCTACGGGTGGGTGTTCCTCCGCGCCGGGTGGGCGGTGATCTGGCTTGCCGGCGCCTTCGACCGCTACGTCGTCGACGGGCTCGTCAATGCCGTGGGCTGGCTCGCGGGACGGTTCGGGTGGTTCCTGCGGTCCCTGCAGACCGGCCGCGAGGAAAACTATCTCCTGCTGATCTTTCTCGGCGTGGTCGTCATCGTGCTCGTCAGGTTGGTCCGGTGA
- a CDS encoding phage holin family protein: MGLIVRWIINAIALYLTTLIVPGVRVSDFWGAVVAALVLGIVNAVIRPVVLILTLPLTILTLGLFTLVINAGMLYLVAGLTHRLQLASFWAALFGAVVLSVISAVLSRLVAD; the protein is encoded by the coding sequence ATGGGATTGATCGTTCGGTGGATCATTAATGCCATTGCCCTCTATCTGACCACGCTGATCGTCCCCGGGGTCCGGGTTTCGGATTTCTGGGGCGCGGTCGTGGCGGCGCTGGTGCTGGGGATCGTCAACGCGGTGATCCGGCCGGTGGTGCTGATCCTGACGCTGCCCCTGACGATTTTGACCCTCGGCCTCTTCACGCTCGTCATAAACGCTGGGATGCTCTACCTCGTGGCCGGGCTGACGCACCGCCTGCAGCTGGCGAGTTTTTGGGCGGCCCTCTTCGGCGCCGTCGTGCTCAGCGTGATCAGCGCCGTCCTCAGCCGCTTGGTCGCGGACTGA
- a CDS encoding NADH-quinone oxidoreductase subunit M → MSSVLSVILWLPVLGAILLMCVSRDNPRAIRGVALATALLTFGVSVGAGLAFDRAHAGAMQFVEVRTWIPSVGITYHLGADGLSLPLVILTTLLTLLCVIYSWRVDLRPKEYMILFLLLETGMVGVFLALDFFLFYVFWEVSLVPMYFIIGIWGGPRRTYAAIKFFLYTLVGSLAMLLAILILYFHANPRTFDIPVLIQQQPLGRDLPLAIVAFWGFFFSFAIKVPMFPFHTWLPDAHVEAPTAGSVLLAGVLLKLGTYGFVRIALPLLPQAFAQEAGIVAVLAVIGVVYGAMVAMAQTDLKKLVAYSSVNHMGYVMLGIAAAASAAGRQNLAAATALNGATMQMLAHGIITGALFFLVGVIYDYRTHTRGVGDFGGLGVALPVYTGVTILMMLGSLGLPGLMGFVAEFLIFLGAFQIYPTLTVIALVGVVITVALFLWTIHRIFFGPLNPRWAGLSDLDGRERWALVPLAALMVVIGIYPRPLVDAVNLATIAILGMSR, encoded by the coding sequence GTGAGTTCCGTACTCAGCGTGATCCTCTGGCTGCCGGTCCTCGGGGCGATCCTGTTGATGTGTGTGTCCCGGGACAACCCCCGGGCTATCCGGGGGGTGGCGCTGGCGACGGCGCTGCTGACGTTCGGTGTGTCGGTGGGCGCCGGGCTCGCCTTCGACCGCGCGCATGCCGGGGCGATGCAGTTCGTCGAGGTCCGAACGTGGATTCCGTCCGTCGGCATCACCTACCACCTGGGCGCGGACGGCTTGAGCCTGCCGCTCGTCATCCTGACGACGCTGCTCACTCTGCTGTGCGTCATCTACTCCTGGCGCGTGGACCTGCGCCCCAAGGAGTACATGATCCTCTTCCTGCTCCTCGAGACCGGTATGGTCGGGGTGTTCCTCGCACTGGATTTCTTCCTTTTTTACGTCTTCTGGGAGGTCAGCCTCGTGCCGATGTACTTCATCATCGGCATCTGGGGTGGACCGCGGCGGACCTACGCGGCGATCAAGTTCTTTTTGTACACGCTGGTGGGATCGCTGGCGATGCTGCTGGCGATCTTGATCCTGTACTTTCACGCGAACCCACGGACCTTCGACATCCCCGTGTTGATCCAGCAGCAGCCGTTGGGCCGAGACCTGCCGCTCGCGATTGTGGCCTTTTGGGGGTTCTTCTTCAGCTTCGCGATCAAGGTGCCGATGTTCCCGTTCCACACCTGGCTTCCGGACGCGCACGTCGAGGCACCCACCGCTGGGAGCGTGCTGCTCGCCGGCGTCCTGCTGAAACTGGGAACCTATGGGTTCGTGCGCATCGCCCTCCCGCTTCTGCCCCAGGCGTTCGCCCAGGAGGCGGGGATCGTCGCCGTCCTCGCCGTGATCGGCGTGGTCTACGGGGCGATGGTGGCGATGGCCCAGACCGATCTGAAGAAGTTGGTCGCCTACTCGAGCGTCAACCACATGGGCTATGTGATGCTCGGGATCGCCGCGGCGGCTTCCGCCGCCGGCCGCCAGAACCTGGCGGCGGCGACGGCGCTCAACGGCGCGACGATGCAGATGCTGGCGCACGGCATCATTACCGGCGCGTTGTTCTTTCTCGTGGGGGTGATCTATGATTACCGGACGCATACCCGGGGGGTCGGCGACTTCGGCGGGCTCGGGGTGGCGCTGCCGGTGTACACGGGCGTGACGATTTTGATGATGCTCGGTTCGTTGGGTCTCCCGGGGTTGATGGGGTTCGTCGCCGAGTTCCTGATCTTTTTGGGGGCCTTCCAGATCTACCCGACGTTGACCGTGATCGCGCTCGTTGGGGTGGTGATCACGGTGGCCCTTTTCCTGTGGACGATCCATCGGATTTTCTTCGGCCCCTTGAACCCGCGGTGGGCGGGTCTGTCTGATCTGGACGGCCGGGAGCGCTGGGCGCTGGTCCCCCTGGCGGCACTGATGGTGGTCATCGGCATCTACCCGCGGCCCCTCGTCGATGCCGTCAACCTTGCGACGATCGCGATTCTCGGGATGAGCCGATGA
- the nuoK gene encoding NADH-quinone oxidoreductase subunit NuoK, whose amino-acid sequence MMLTPLHYLVLSALVFCLGLYAVLTRRNGVAILMGIELMLNAANINLVAFNKYGAPGAMQGQIFALIVITLAACEAAVGLSLILAAYRSLETIYVDEINLMKW is encoded by the coding sequence GTGATGCTCACTCCACTCCACTACCTCGTGCTGAGCGCGCTCGTGTTCTGCCTCGGGCTGTATGCGGTCCTGACCCGCCGCAACGGCGTCGCGATCCTGATGGGGATCGAACTGATGCTCAACGCGGCGAATATCAACCTGGTCGCCTTCAATAAGTACGGCGCCCCCGGCGCGATGCAGGGGCAGATCTTTGCGCTGATCGTCATCACGCTCGCCGCCTGCGAGGCGGCCGTGGGGCTCTCGCTGATCCTCGCGGCCTACCGGAGCCTGGAGACGATTTATGTCGATGAGATCAACCTGATGAAATGGTGA
- a CDS encoding NADH-quinone oxidoreductase subunit J, which translates to MTGEVIAFYALAAVLLLSGVVVVASPNIVHSAVALIPAFLGVTGIYILLNAEFLAGVQVLIYAGAITVLILFVIMLTEGGTGLRLRQRNEQGPIGVVVAVLMAALLITGVMHTAWSRAAGALPAYTPGAIGQSFLGPNLLVFEGTSIVLLVSLVGAIIIARKEE; encoded by the coding sequence ATGACCGGCGAGGTGATCGCGTTCTACGCGCTGGCCGCGGTGCTCCTGCTTTCGGGCGTGGTCGTGGTCGCGAGCCCCAACATCGTGCACAGCGCGGTCGCCCTGATCCCGGCCTTCCTCGGGGTCACCGGCATCTACATCCTCCTCAACGCCGAGTTCCTCGCGGGGGTTCAGGTGCTGATCTACGCCGGCGCGATCACCGTCCTCATCCTGTTCGTCATCATGTTGACCGAAGGGGGCACCGGCCTGCGGCTCCGGCAGCGGAACGAGCAGGGGCCGATCGGGGTCGTGGTGGCCGTGCTGATGGCGGCCCTGTTGATCACCGGGGTGATGCACACCGCCTGGAGCCGGGCCGCGGGGGCGTTGCCCGCCTACACCCCGGGGGCGATCGGGCAGAGCTTCCTTGGGCCCAACCTCTTGGTGTTTGAGGGGACGTCGATCGTCCTCCTCGTGTCGCTGGTTGGGGCGATCATCATCGCCCGGAAAGAGGAGTAG
- a CDS encoding NADH-quinone oxidoreductase subunit A, with protein MLLDWGYVAVFAIVGAAMVSLPLLIIWLISPRSSYPQKLETYESGMPTIGQAWSQFNVRYYLFSLVFVVFDVEVIYLYPWAVVSRGQGPLAFYDILIFLVILTLGLIYAWRRGALEWV; from the coding sequence ATGCTGCTCGACTGGGGATACGTGGCCGTGTTCGCCATCGTGGGCGCAGCGATGGTGTCGCTTCCCCTCCTGATCATTTGGCTGATCAGCCCGCGCAGTAGCTATCCGCAGAAGTTGGAGACCTACGAGTCCGGCATGCCGACCATCGGCCAGGCCTGGTCCCAGTTCAACGTCCGCTATTACCTCTTCTCGCTTGTCTTCGTGGTCTTTGACGTCGAGGTGATCTATCTCTACCCGTGGGCAGTCGTCTCGCGCGGCCAGGGCCCGCTCGCATTCTACGACATCCTGATCTTCCTCGTGATTCTGACCTTGGGCCTGATTTACGCATGGCGCAGGGGTGCGCTGGAGTGGGTCTAG
- a CDS encoding NADH-quinone oxidoreductase subunit N, producing the protein MTADLSAITPELIIGVLGMILLSIDLMTGPGQKRAVGWAGVIGLLVALVPSLGLLYVAPRLVFAETYAVDPFAAFFKIIAILSGVLVLLAAMEFFRGRRTAYEGEVYSLVVFMVLGLALMAAAADLILLFLAIEFVSLVSYVLAGSLKSDRRSNEAGVKYFFYGASASAVMLYGFTYLYGAAGTTNLYHLMQRTAFLSPGFLTLAAMLILAGLGFKISLVPFHQWTPDVYEGAPTPITAFLSVGSKAAAFAALLRVFYVALPPQSWVTIVAGLAAITMTLGNLVALSQQNIKRMLAYSSIAHAGYMLMGVVALASSQTAVGSGQAALLFYLFAYTFTNIGAFGVAVIVERALGSSAIADYAGLSTRAPFSAVAMGIFMLSLIGIPPTALFFGKLLLFASAINSGFLWLAVVAILNSVVSLFYYVGVVRAMWLTPAPDDAARVPETATARMLLGITVLGTLLVGIFPQRFIDLVSTAATLGKF; encoded by the coding sequence ATGACCGCCGACCTCAGCGCGATCACCCCCGAGCTGATCATCGGCGTGCTCGGGATGATCCTGCTGTCGATTGACCTGATGACCGGCCCGGGCCAGAAACGGGCCGTCGGCTGGGCCGGGGTGATCGGTTTGCTGGTCGCCCTGGTGCCTTCCCTCGGCCTGCTGTACGTCGCGCCCCGACTCGTCTTTGCCGAAACCTACGCCGTGGACCCCTTTGCGGCATTTTTCAAGATTATCGCGATCCTGAGCGGGGTTCTGGTGCTGCTCGCCGCGATGGAGTTCTTCCGAGGCCGCAGGACCGCCTACGAGGGAGAGGTGTACAGCCTGGTCGTGTTCATGGTGCTCGGGTTGGCACTGATGGCCGCGGCCGCGGACCTGATTCTGCTGTTCCTGGCGATCGAGTTCGTGTCGCTGGTCTCGTACGTCCTCGCCGGTTCGCTGAAGAGCGACCGGCGGAGCAACGAGGCCGGCGTCAAGTACTTTTTCTACGGGGCGTCGGCGTCGGCGGTGATGCTCTACGGGTTTACGTACCTGTACGGTGCCGCCGGCACGACCAACCTCTACCACCTGATGCAGCGGACCGCCTTCCTCAGCCCGGGGTTCCTGACGCTCGCGGCGATGCTCATCCTCGCCGGGCTCGGATTCAAGATTTCGCTCGTCCCCTTCCACCAGTGGACCCCCGACGTCTACGAGGGGGCGCCGACGCCGATCACGGCGTTCCTCTCGGTCGGGAGCAAGGCCGCGGCCTTTGCGGCTCTCCTTCGGGTATTCTACGTCGCCCTTCCCCCGCAGTCGTGGGTGACGATCGTGGCCGGCCTGGCCGCGATCACGATGACGCTCGGCAACCTGGTGGCGCTCTCCCAGCAGAACATCAAGCGCATGTTGGCCTACAGCTCGATCGCACACGCCGGCTACATGTTGATGGGCGTGGTGGCGCTGGCCTCCAGTCAGACGGCGGTGGGATCGGGACAGGCGGCGCTGCTCTTTTATCTCTTCGCCTACACCTTCACGAACATCGGCGCCTTCGGGGTCGCCGTGATCGTGGAGCGCGCGCTGGGTTCCAGCGCCATCGCCGATTACGCCGGACTATCCACGCGTGCGCCGTTCTCTGCGGTGGCGATGGGGATCTTCATGCTGTCGCTGATCGGCATTCCGCCGACCGCGCTGTTCTTCGGGAAGCTGCTCCTCTTTGCCTCGGCGATCAACAGCGGGTTTCTCTGGCTGGCGGTCGTGGCCATCCTGAACAGCGTGGTCTCGCTCTTCTACTATGTGGGCGTCGTGCGGGCGATGTGGCTCACTCCGGCACCCGACGATGCGGCGCGGGTTCCGGAAACGGCCACGGCACGGATGCTGCTGGGGATCACCGTGCTCGGGACCCTGCTTGTCGGCATCTTCCCCCAGCGGTTTATCGACTTGGTCAGCACGGCCGCGACGCTCGGCAAGTTTTGA
- the nuoH gene encoding NADH-quinone oxidoreductase subunit NuoH, with amino-acid sequence MPWYVELLRAIVGTILIFSGVAIIAAMFGVLLERKISGWIQSRLGPKHVGPQGLLQTIADTIKLLQKEHIVPRHADAMIFATAVLVVPLAALLDYVVIPFGVTRWGPLIFRDLNIGVLYFAATSSLVVVGILMAGWGSNNKYALLGGLRSASQMVSYEIPMGLALITIAMLAGSLSTVKIVDAQAHWWYVVEQPVTFLIFIIAATAEVNRVPFDLVEAESELVAGYFSEYTGMRFALFQLGEYGEMFAMAAMAVTLFLGGWRGPVLPPVLWFIIKLYALIFVFMWVRWTYPRFRIDQLLNFSWKILIPVALLNLVVTAFFVMVVHR; translated from the coding sequence GTGCCTTGGTACGTTGAACTGCTGCGGGCCATTGTCGGCACGATCCTTATTTTTTCCGGGGTCGCGATCATCGCCGCGATGTTTGGCGTCCTGCTGGAGCGGAAGATCAGCGGTTGGATCCAAAGCCGGCTCGGCCCCAAGCACGTCGGTCCGCAGGGCCTGCTGCAGACCATCGCGGACACGATCAAGCTGCTGCAGAAGGAGCACATCGTCCCGCGGCATGCGGACGCCATGATCTTCGCCACCGCGGTCCTCGTGGTGCCGTTGGCGGCGCTCCTCGACTACGTGGTGATTCCCTTCGGGGTCACCCGCTGGGGACCGCTGATCTTCCGGGATCTCAACATCGGCGTCTTGTACTTTGCCGCCACCTCGTCGCTGGTCGTGGTGGGGATCCTGATGGCGGGGTGGGGGTCGAACAACAAGTATGCGCTGCTCGGCGGGCTCCGGTCGGCGTCGCAGATGGTGAGCTATGAGATCCCGATGGGGCTGGCGTTGATCACCATCGCCATGCTGGCGGGATCGCTCTCCACGGTCAAGATCGTCGACGCTCAGGCGCACTGGTGGTACGTGGTCGAGCAGCCGGTGACCTTCCTGATTTTCATCATCGCGGCCACCGCCGAGGTGAACCGGGTGCCGTTCGATCTCGTTGAGGCGGAGAGCGAACTGGTGGCCGGATACTTCTCCGAATACACCGGCATGCGGTTCGCCCTGTTCCAACTGGGTGAGTACGGGGAGATGTTCGCGATGGCCGCGATGGCGGTGACGCTGTTCCTCGGGGGGTGGCGCGGCCCTGTGCTCCCGCCGGTCCTGTGGTTCATCATCAAACTCTACGCGCTGATCTTCGTCTTCATGTGGGTCCGGTGGACCTACCCGCGGTTCCGGATCGACCAACTCCTCAATTTCTCCTGGAAGATTCTCATTCCGGTGGCGCTGCTGAACCTGGTCGTGACCGCGTTCTTCGTGATGGTGGTCCACCGATGA
- the rapZ gene encoding RNase adapter RapZ, with the protein MEFLIVTGLSGAGKSLATHSLEDLGFFCVDNLPPALIPKFAEVIKESQGRIRHVALVSDIRGGEFFDQLGAALESLDQSGIRFQILFLDASDEILVRRYEETRRKHPLGGSVLDGIRAERRRLQPLKERAHRIINTSTLTARELKQELADSFVRTDGRRTLTVTVISFGYKYGIPLDSDLLFDVRFLPNPYYVEALRALPGSSAEIREFVLGAPQTAEFQRRLRELLSYLLPQFTAEGKSHLTVAIGCTGGRHRSVVVGDELARFLREAGYVVRVKHRDVRKE; encoded by the coding sequence ATGGAGTTCCTCATCGTGACCGGCTTGAGCGGCGCGGGGAAGTCGCTCGCCACCCATTCGCTTGAGGACTTGGGGTTTTTCTGCGTCGACAACCTGCCCCCCGCGCTCATCCCGAAGTTCGCCGAGGTGATCAAAGAATCGCAGGGGCGCATCCGGCATGTGGCGTTGGTGAGCGACATCCGGGGGGGGGAGTTTTTCGACCAGCTGGGGGCGGCACTGGAGAGCCTGGACCAAAGCGGCATTCGTTTTCAGATTCTGTTCCTGGACGCCTCGGATGAGATCCTGGTCCGCCGCTACGAGGAAACCCGGCGCAAGCATCCGCTCGGGGGAAGCGTGCTCGATGGCATCCGCGCCGAGCGCCGGCGTCTGCAGCCGCTCAAGGAGCGTGCGCACCGGATCATCAACACCAGCACGCTGACGGCGAGGGAGCTCAAGCAGGAGCTGGCGGATTCGTTCGTGCGGACCGACGGCCGCCGGACGTTGACGGTGACCGTGATCAGCTTCGGCTACAAGTACGGAATCCCCCTCGATTCCGACCTGCTCTTCGACGTTCGCTTCCTGCCGAATCCCTACTATGTCGAGGCGCTGCGCGCGCTGCCGGGAAGCAGCGCGGAGATTCGCGAGTTCGTGCTGGGGGCGCCGCAGACCGCGGAGTTCCAGCGGAGGCTGCGCGAACTGCTCTCCTACCTCCTGCCGCAGTTTACGGCGGAAGGGAAGAGCCACCTGACGGTGGCCATCGGATGCACCGGGGGCCGGCACCGATCGGTGGTCGTCGGCGATGAACTGGCCAGATTCTTGCGCGAAGCGGGCTACGTCGTGCGGGTCAAGCACCGGGACGTGAGGAAGGAATGA
- a CDS encoding gluconeogenesis factor YvcK family protein, whose translation MSLNGKRNRQGLDRVRLSLRWLEPGLGIKRWIALMAFGISLVSVGVVLIVNFKLLDVLERAVIRAIDMAYIVTGHVISPIVIGTVLLLLGIGIIVYGIRETIGAVVGVFLPRGDPRLVGMIMQQRQLQRGPRIVVLGGGTGLGTLLRGLKKVSTNLTAVVTVFDDGGSSGRLRREQGILPPGDIRNCLVALAEAEPLLTQLFTHRFKGGDLDGHSFGNLFIASMSQVTGDLETALKECSKVLAIRGRVLPTTLEDVTLCAEMSDGTIVEGESAITGAGGTIRRVFLKPARVRPLLDVLDAIAEADIIVLGPGSLYTSVIPNLLVDGVVDALRRARALKVYVCNVMTQQGETRGFRAADHARVLLEQGGRGIFDYVLVNTRRPRNQALLARYSQQGAEPVEPDVDAIRALGLRPVSEDLISEEELVRHDPRKITTVLLQLLATVSPEARRAAAAL comes from the coding sequence ATGAGCCTGAACGGCAAGCGCAACCGGCAGGGGCTGGACCGGGTGCGGCTCTCACTTCGGTGGCTGGAGCCTGGGCTCGGCATCAAACGCTGGATCGCCCTGATGGCCTTCGGCATCTCTCTCGTCAGTGTCGGGGTGGTGCTCATCGTCAACTTCAAGCTCCTCGACGTGCTGGAGCGCGCGGTCATTCGCGCCATCGACATGGCATACATCGTGACGGGCCATGTCATTTCCCCGATCGTCATCGGGACCGTCCTGCTGCTGCTCGGGATCGGGATCATCGTGTACGGGATCCGCGAAACGATCGGGGCCGTGGTCGGGGTTTTCCTGCCGCGGGGGGACCCGCGCTTGGTGGGGATGATCATGCAGCAGCGCCAGCTGCAGCGGGGGCCGCGGATCGTGGTGCTCGGCGGGGGGACGGGCCTCGGGACGCTGCTGCGCGGTTTGAAGAAAGTTTCGACGAACCTCACGGCCGTCGTCACCGTGTTCGACGACGGCGGGTCCTCGGGCCGGCTGCGCCGCGAGCAAGGGATCCTGCCCCCGGGGGACATCCGCAACTGCCTGGTCGCGCTCGCGGAAGCCGAGCCCCTTCTCACCCAGCTGTTCACGCACCGGTTCAAGGGCGGCGACCTGGACGGGCACAGCTTCGGCAACCTCTTTATCGCCAGCATGTCGCAGGTCACCGGGGATCTCGAGACGGCGCTCAAAGAATGCAGCAAGGTCCTCGCGATCCGTGGCCGGGTTCTACCGACCACGCTTGAGGACGTGACCCTCTGTGCCGAGATGAGCGATGGGACGATCGTGGAAGGGGAGTCCGCGATCACCGGCGCCGGCGGGACGATCCGGCGGGTGTTCCTCAAACCCGCTCGGGTGCGGCCGCTCCTGGACGTGCTCGACGCCATCGCGGAGGCGGACATCATCGTGCTCGGGCCCGGGAGCCTGTACACGAGCGTGATCCCGAACCTGTTGGTCGACGGGGTGGTCGATGCCCTGCGGCGCGCGCGCGCCCTGAAGGTGTACGTCTGCAACGTGATGACCCAGCAGGGGGAGACGCGCGGGTTTCGCGCCGCCGATCACGCCCGGGTGCTGCTGGAGCAGGGTGGGCGGGGGATTTTTGACTACGTCCTCGTCAACACCCGGCGTCCCCGCAACCAAGCCCTGCTGGCCCGGTACAGCCAGCAGGGGGCCGAACCGGTTGAGCCGGACGTCGACGCCATTCGCGCGCTCGGCCTGCGTCCCGTCTCGGAGGATCTGATCAGCGAAGAGGAGTTGGTGCGGCACGACCCCAGGAAGATCACGACGGTGCTCCTGCAGCTGTTGGCCACGGTCTCGCCGGAAGCGCGGCGGGCCGCCGCGGCGCTGTAG